Proteins from a single region of Hydra vulgaris chromosome 12, alternate assembly HydraT2T_AEP:
- the LOC101237920 gene encoding homeobox protein OTX2-A, which produces MRGFTIDEILRSSNDIESKTPGVFYHVERTEVSNNLKLCRESPNSFCSLSSIEMEEDKCGRRPRTSITLCQRDFLECEFQKERYPTLLYINKLSSKINLSQYVIKVWFQNRRAKYRKEGHKRKPTINIDYTGSAKNVRVSSTNCVRKLRPNFSTSSTKILRRHSNTSYDLYGPRGLKCDIWFQKDRKCCSSAADKSKCCYFPT; this is translated from the exons ATGAGAGGTTTTACAATTGATGAAATTTTACGTTCAAGTAATGACATAGAATCAAAAACACCAGGAGTGTTTTATCATGTTG aaAGGACTGAGGTTTCAAATAATCTAAAACTTTGTCGAGAATCTCCAAATTCTTTTTGTTCTCTTTCTTCAATCGAAATGGAAGAAGACAAATGTGGGAGAAGACCAAGAACATCTATAACTCTATGTCAAAGAGATTTTTTAGAATGCGAGTTCCAGAAAGAACGCTATCCAACACTTTTGTATATCAACAAACTGAGTTCAAAGATAAATTTATCGCAATACGTCATAAAG GTGTGGTTCCAAAATAGAAGAGCAAAGTACCGAAAAGAAGGTCATAAGCGTAAACCAACCATAAATATAGACTATACGGGTTCAGCAAAAAATGTACGTGTTTCTTCTACAAATTGCGTTAGAAAGCTTCGACcaaatttttctacttcaagTACTAAAATCTTACGCAGACATTCCAACACTTCCTACGATTTATACGGTCCAAGAGGTTTAAAATGCGATATCTGGTTTCAAAAAGATA